The following proteins come from a genomic window of Achromobacter sp. AONIH1:
- a CDS encoding homoserine kinase has protein sequence MAVFTPVSDDDARALLAHFDLGEFISLRGITAGIENTNYFLYTSRGEYVLTLFEVLTHAQLPFYIELMHQLAERGIPVPQPQTLRDGTRLTTLHGKPCAIVTRLPGGYEPAPGAAHCALAGATLARTHLAAQDFPIRQPNLRGLSWWLETAPKVMPFLDEGQARLLSTELAEQQAASATASWQSLPSGPAHCDLFRDNVLFAGTFDDPLMGGFIDFYFAGCDTWLFDVAVSVNDWCIERDTGAFIPELVQSWLRAYAEVRPFTDAERQAWPLMLRGAALRFWLSRLYDYFLPRPAQTLKPHDPRHFERVLQARHLPGLPELP, from the coding sequence ATGGCCGTATTCACCCCCGTATCCGACGACGACGCGCGCGCCCTGCTGGCGCATTTCGACCTGGGCGAATTCATTTCGCTGCGGGGGATCACGGCAGGTATAGAAAACACCAACTACTTCCTCTACACCTCGCGCGGCGAATATGTATTGACGCTGTTCGAGGTGCTGACGCACGCGCAGCTGCCGTTCTATATCGAGCTGATGCACCAGCTGGCCGAACGCGGCATCCCGGTGCCGCAGCCGCAGACCCTGCGCGACGGCACGCGCCTGACGACCCTGCACGGCAAGCCCTGCGCCATCGTCACGCGCCTACCGGGCGGCTACGAACCCGCGCCCGGCGCAGCGCATTGCGCACTGGCCGGCGCCACGCTGGCCCGCACCCATCTGGCCGCCCAGGACTTCCCGATACGCCAGCCCAATCTGCGCGGGCTGTCCTGGTGGCTGGAAACCGCCCCCAAGGTCATGCCCTTCCTGGACGAAGGCCAGGCCCGCCTGCTGTCGACGGAATTGGCCGAACAGCAGGCCGCCAGCGCCACCGCGTCCTGGCAAAGTCTGCCCTCGGGTCCTGCGCACTGCGACCTGTTCCGCGATAACGTGCTGTTCGCCGGTACCTTCGACGACCCCTTGATGGGCGGTTTCATCGACTTCTATTTCGCGGGCTGCGATACCTGGCTGTTCGACGTGGCGGTCAGCGTCAACGACTGGTGCATCGAGCGGGACACCGGCGCGTTCATTCCCGAGCTGGTGCAATCCTGGCTGCGAGCCTATGCCGAGGTGCGGCCCTTCACCGACGCCGAACGGCAGGCCTGGCCGCTGATGCTGCGCGGCGCCGCGCTGCGCTTCTGGCTGTCGCGCCTGTACGACTATTTCCTGCCCAGGCCGGCCCAGACGCTGAAGCCGCACGACCCCCGCCATTTCGAAAGAGTGTTGCAAGCGCGCCACCTCCCGGGCCTGCCGGAGTTGCCGTAA